A DNA window from Zonotrichia albicollis isolate bZonAlb1 chromosome 2, bZonAlb1.hap1, whole genome shotgun sequence contains the following coding sequences:
- the CD86 gene encoding T-lymphocyte activation antigen CD86, with protein MEICIFFLCAMIFLPGIAASVHPVKAFLHHTVHLSCCFPNSQEIDVKNLIIFWQKDNKVVHEVYHGQEKHENLSPEYINRTKVDMAKWTLQLLNAGVEDEGHYKCIVMEKTTEQPKMVIHQSEWSLHIIANYSQPEIELHSGELKPNGYLNLTCSSSGGYPEPKEMTWLISHENKTLSSPAHMNVSQDAVTKLYNITSKLNIPVPAGSPTNISCLLHLREQLGSLVSVPLSIEIKEKEMEQAKTNFFGPLIAVVVVIISALLLGFVILKKNRNILSTNQSVSLAV; from the exons ATGGAGATTTGCATATTCTTCCTTTGTGCTATGATATTTCTCCCAG GTATTGCTGCCAGTGTGCATCCAGTGAAGGCATTTCTCCATCACACTGTACACCTCTCCTGCTGTTTTCCAAACTCTCAGGAAATTGATGTGAAGAATTTAATAATCTTTTGGCAAAAAGACAATAAAGTGGTGCACGAAGTATATCATGGCCAAGAAAAGCATGAGAACCTTAGTCCTGAATATATAAATCGCACCAAGGTGGACATGGCCAAATGGACCTTGCAGTTGTTAAATGCAGGAGTTGAGGATGAGGGACACTATAAGTGTATTGTTATGGAAAAAACAACTGAACAACCAAAAATGGTCATACACCAATCTGAGTGGTCACTGCACATCATTG CCAACTACAGTCAACCTGAGATAGAACTGCACTCCGGGGAACTAAAGCCCAATGGATACTTGAACCTAACCTGTTCTTCCAGTGGAGGTTATCCAGAGCCCAAGGAGATGACTTGGCTGATTTCACATGAGAACAAAACACTCAGCAGCCCGGCTCACATGAATGTCTCACAGGATGCTGTGACAAAGCTGTACAACATTACCAGCAAGCTGAATatccctgttcctgcagggagCCCCACTAATATCAGCTGCTTGCTTCACCTTAGGGAGCAGCTGGGAAGCCTTGTCTCAGTCCCACTGAGCATAG agataaaagagaaagaaatggagCAAGCAAAGACAAATTTCTTTGGCCCACTTATAGCTGTGGTTGTAGTGATCATTTCTGCACTTCTTCTGGGTTTTGTGATATTAAAGAAGAACAGAAATATCTTGTCTACCAACCAGA GTGTCAGTCTAGCAGTCTAG